In Streptomyces dangxiongensis, one DNA window encodes the following:
- a CDS encoding winged helix-turn-helix transcriptional regulator produces MPPRRSYDQYCSAARALDLVGDRWTLLIVRELLAGPRRYTDLHADLPGVSTDVLASRLRDMERDGLTTRRRLPPPGAAYVYEITDRGRRLLPVLQALGSWGEAELGERRPTDAVRAHWFALPLLRALEGEGTVEVHLEEGDFHLRVGAPTGPVYGDGPAPGEPAARLTMDAATCEALARGELGLADAVRDGRVTVTGDGTLAEALRQA; encoded by the coding sequence ATGCCACCTCGCCGAAGCTACGACCAGTACTGCTCCGCGGCCCGCGCGCTCGACCTCGTCGGCGACCGCTGGACCCTGCTGATCGTCCGGGAACTGCTCGCCGGCCCCCGCCGCTACACGGACCTGCACGCCGACCTGCCCGGCGTGAGCACGGACGTCCTCGCCTCCCGGCTGAGGGACATGGAACGGGACGGGCTCACCACCAGGCGGCGGCTGCCCCCGCCGGGCGCGGCGTACGTGTACGAGATCACGGACCGCGGGCGGCGGTTGCTGCCGGTGTTGCAGGCGCTGGGCAGTTGGGGCGAGGCCGAACTGGGGGAGCGGCGCCCGACCGACGCGGTCCGCGCGCACTGGTTCGCGCTGCCGTTGCTGCGCGCGCTGGAGGGCGAGGGGACCGTCGAAGTACACCTGGAGGAGGGCGACTTCCACCTGCGGGTCGGCGCCCCGACCGGGCCGGTGTACGGCGACGGGCCCGCTCCCGGGGAGCCCGCGGCGCGGCTGACGATGGACGCGGCGACCTGCGAGGCCCTGGCCCGGGGAGAGCTGGGCCTGGCAGACGCGGTACGGGACGGACGGGTGACGGTGACCGGCGACGGCACCCTCGCCGAAGCCCTCCGACAGGCGTGA
- a CDS encoding pyridoxal phosphate-dependent aminotransferase encodes MEFRQSNKLSEVCYEIRGPVIEHANALEEAGHSVLRLNTGNPAAFGFEAPEEIVQDMIRMLPQAHGYTDSRGVLSARRAVAQRYQTLGLDVGVDDVYLGNGVSELVTMAVQALVEDGDEILVPAPDFPLWTAVTTLAGGKAVHYLCDEQADWNPDLADMASKITDRTKAVVIINPNNPTGAVYPKEVVEGILDLARRHGLMVFADEIYDQILYDDAVHHSAAALAPDLVVLTFCGLSKTYRVAGFRSGWLVVTGPRQQAKNYLEGLTMLASMRLCPNAPAQYAIQAALGGRQSIRDLTVPGGRLHEQRTVAWEKLNEIPGVSCVKPKGALYAFPRLDPKVHRIHDDEKFVLDLLLREKIQVVQGTGFNWPSPDHFRILTLPYADDLEAAIGRIGRFLSGYRQ; translated from the coding sequence ATGGAGTTCCGGCAGTCGAACAAGCTCAGCGAGGTCTGCTACGAGATCCGCGGCCCGGTGATCGAGCACGCCAACGCGCTGGAGGAGGCGGGGCACAGCGTGCTGCGCCTGAACACCGGCAACCCCGCGGCCTTCGGCTTCGAGGCGCCGGAGGAGATCGTCCAGGACATGATCCGGATGCTGCCGCAGGCCCACGGCTACACGGACTCCCGCGGAGTCCTCTCCGCCCGCCGCGCGGTGGCCCAGCGCTACCAGACCCTGGGCCTGGACGTCGGCGTGGACGACGTGTACCTGGGCAACGGCGTATCGGAGCTGGTCACCATGGCCGTCCAGGCCCTGGTAGAGGACGGCGACGAGATCCTCGTCCCGGCACCGGACTTCCCGCTCTGGACGGCCGTCACCACCCTGGCCGGCGGCAAGGCCGTGCACTACCTGTGCGACGAACAGGCCGACTGGAACCCGGACCTGGCCGACATGGCGTCGAAGATCACCGACCGGACCAAGGCCGTGGTCATCATCAACCCCAACAACCCCACCGGCGCCGTCTATCCCAAGGAGGTCGTCGAAGGCATCCTCGACCTCGCGCGCCGGCACGGCCTGATGGTGTTCGCCGACGAGATCTACGACCAGATCCTGTACGACGACGCCGTCCACCACTCGGCCGCCGCACTCGCCCCCGACCTGGTGGTCCTCACCTTCTGCGGCCTGTCCAAGACCTACCGCGTGGCGGGCTTCCGCTCCGGCTGGCTGGTGGTCACCGGCCCGAGGCAGCAGGCGAAGAACTACCTGGAGGGCCTGACCATGCTGGCCTCCATGCGGCTGTGCCCCAACGCGCCCGCCCAGTACGCCATCCAGGCCGCGCTCGGCGGACGCCAGTCCATCCGCGACCTGACCGTGCCCGGCGGCCGGCTGCACGAACAGCGGACCGTGGCCTGGGAGAAGCTCAACGAGATCCCCGGCGTGTCCTGCGTCAAACCGAAGGGCGCGCTGTACGCGTTCCCGCGCCTGGACCCCAAGGTGCACCGCATCCACGACGACGAGAAGTTCGTCCTGGACCTGCTGCTGCGCGAGAAGATCCAGGTGGTCCAGGGCACCGGCTTCAACTGGCCCTCCCCCGATCACTTCCGCATCCTCACCCTGCCGTACGCCGACGACCTGGAGGCGGCCATCGGCCGGATCGGACGGTTCCTCAGCGGGTACCGGCAATAG